GCGGGCGTTCGTCGAGGTCCTCAGGACCGAGGACGCCGCGGAGGGGATCCAGGCGTTCTTCCAGAAGCGCGAAGCTCAGTTCAAGGGGAGATAGGAAAGGAGGAGTCACGATGCCGACAGTCAAAGAGACGTTCGACCTGATGGCGAGTCGCTTCAAGGCGGACAAAGCCCAGGGCGTCAACGCGGTCATCCAGTACGAGATCACCGGCGACGGCGGGGGGACCTGGTACGCTACGATCAAGGATGGCGCCTGCAGCGTCGCGGCGGGGACGGCTGCGAGCCCAACGCTGACGCTCACCATGTCGGGGCAGGACTGGCTCGACATGCTGGCGGGGAAGCTCTCCGGGCAGATGGCGTTCATGTCGGGCAAGCTGAAGCTCAAGGGGGACATGGGGCTCGCGATGAAGCTCGGCGGGCTGTTCGGCACCTAGGCGGGATCCGGACGACAGGGGGGCCTGGGCGGCCCCCCTTTTTTATTCTGTCGCCACGCGCCTCCGGGGCGCCATTTCCCTCAGCGTGCCCATGACCCCCTTCGGGAAAAAGAACACGACCAGGATGAAGAGGATGCCGAAGTAGAGGAGCCAGCGCTCGGTGAGGCGCTGGAGGATCTCCGAGCCGGGGAAGAGCCAGGTCCCGGCGACGCGGAGGTCGGGGAGCAGGGTCCGGGCGGTGAGCAAATCCCCGCGGCAGTCGGCGCCCGGTCCTCGCCGAAGCCGTCCGACGCCCGATAGCGCGCCGCCGCGTCGGGAACGTACCGCGTCTCCAGCTCCTTGAAGTGGGGCACGCGGGCCATCTCGTGGTGGCTCTCGGTCGGGTGACCCTTCTTGGTCCGCTCGAGCGCCCACTGCGCCTCCTCCTCGTTCCGCACGAGATCCGTCATCGCGTTCCAGACCCCGTACATGGCCGCATGGGCCCCGAAGAGCGTGATGAAGATGAACCGGTAGCCGAGCTCGCCCAGCTCACGGAACCGGAACGGGCGCGGGTCCTCGTGCCACCTGAAGGATGAGGAGTAGTTGAAGGCGAGCGGCAGGTCGGGGTGGGTCTTCCTCATGGCCTGCGCGAACGCGATGACGGGATCCCGGTCCGGGTTTGAGAACTCGCACCAGACGAGGTCTACCCCCGCGTCGGCGTAGGCGCGGGCCCGCCAGATGGCCTCCTCCAGGCTCCCCCCGACGGCCCCGAAGGCGTCGGTCCGGGCGATCAGGACGAACTCGGGATCGAGCCGGGTCCGCTCGTCCACGGCGGCCCTGAACTTGCCGACCGCCTCCTCGCGCGGGACGAGCGTCTTGCCGGCGATGTGGCCGCAGCGCTTGGGGAACCGCTGGTCCTCGATGTGGATCCCCGCGACTCCCGTCTTCACGTACTCCCGCACGGTCCGCAGCGTGCTCAGGGCGTTGCCGTAGCCGTCGTCCGCGTCCGCGATCACCGGGATTCCCGCCGCGCTCGCGATGGCCGACGCGGTGGTCGTCATCTCCGTCATGGTGAGGAACCCCATGTCCGGCCAGCCGTTGAGCATGGCCACCGAGTAGCCGCTCATGTAGACGGACTTCAGGCCCGCGCGCTCGGCGATCTGGGCGTCGAGGGCCGAGTACACCCCGGCCGTGAACACGTACGGCTGCTCCCGAAGGAGTTGCCTGAACCGCTTGCCCATGCGCTCCATACGATCGCGATCCTCCGGCCTACCGGCGCCTCACCTCGGTGTGGAAGTCCCAGGAGCGCGTCTCGGCGCAGCGGGTGCAGTATGTCCCCGACTTGAACAGGAACGCGCACGCCAGGCAGCATGGGCGCTGGCACACCGTGCAGTTCAGGCTCTCGAAGGACCCGCGTAGCATGCTCCCGCACCAGCAGTGTTCTTCCATGGTTCTCCTCCTTCTCAGGCGGTCTCAGCGCGTGCCGCCAGCCGCGCCGCGGCCCAAGGCACCTCCAGGATGGCCTCTGCGCAGCGGAGGCAGTAGGTGGCCGACTCGAGCGGGAACGCGCAGGCGGGACAGCAGGCCGCCCCGCATTCGATACACCCGAGCTGGTAAAACGGATAGCTGATAGGACTCCCACAACGGCATCGGACGCTCATGGGTCTCCCTTTGCGGCGGTTATTCCTGACGGAACCGGCAAGAGTCGCCGCCTGTCGTCGAGGCCGATCCAGCCAATGCCGATCCTCCCCCACTCAGAGACTAGGCTCGGGCGCGGCGACTCACAATCCATGGAATCCCGAAATCGGAGCGGGGAAAATCCCTGAAAGCGGCCAGCCACGGCCCCGAGGGCTACCGGCACCTCGGGCCACCCGTCTCGGGTCACGGACGCGAACAATCTTCCCCTCGCGGCGGTCGCGCTCCGCCGCCGTGTCGTGTTGCATGCGTACACTCTGCGAGGCAACGGGCGGCCAAGTCAAACTGATTGTCGTTATAGGGACAATAAAAAAAAATGATCACCCCTCCCAGCGCCGGCGGTATAATCCGGCTCGGTCCACGGGCGGCGCCCACGGACGGGCCGATGGAGATCGACCAGGTCGAGACCTTCCTCGCGGTAGGAACGTTCGGCGGCTTCCGGCGGGCCGCAGAAGCCCTGCGGGTGACGCAGCCGGCTGTGAGCGCGCGGATCAAGGCGCTCGAGCAGTCGCTCGGCGTGGCGCTCTTCGAGCGCCGCCCGGGCGGGCCGGTCCTCTCCGCGGCCGGCCGGGCCCTCCGCCCCCACGCCGAGCAGCTCGTGCGGGCGGTCGCGCTGGCGCGTCAGGCGGTCCACGAGCTGCGGCCCTCGAGCGGGAGCGCGCTCCAGATCGGGGCCGCCCTGTCCATCTGCACGTACCTCCTCCCGGATGTGCTCAAGCGGTTCCACACGGCCCACCCGAGCGTGATGATCACGGTCCGCTCTGGACACTCGAAGGAGGTGCTGGAGATGGTGCTGCGGGAGGAGGTCGAGATCGGCCTGGCGCGCTCGCTCCACCATCCGTCGGTGGAGACGCTGAGCCTGCGGGACGATCCGCTCATCCTCGTCGGCCACCGGGCCCACCATCGAGGGCGTGCGCGGCGGGCACGGTTGGCCGAGGTCGCGGATCGGCCGCTGGTCTTTTTCGACCGCGGCTCGAGCGACTGGACGCTCACCCACGGCCTGTTCCGGCGGGCCGGGCTGGTCCCGAACGTGGTACTCGAGCTAGAGACCATCGAGGCCGCGAAACGGATGGTCGCCCGAGGGCTCGGCCTCGCCTTCCTCCCGCACAT
This portion of the Candidatus Rokuibacteriota bacterium genome encodes:
- a CDS encoding LysR family transcriptional regulator, which codes for MEIDQVETFLAVGTFGGFRRAAEALRVTQPAVSARIKALEQSLGVALFERRPGGPVLSAAGRALRPHAEQLVRAVALARQAVHELRPSSGSALQIGAALSICTYLLPDVLKRFHTAHPSVMITVRSGHSKEVLEMVLREEVEIGLARSLHHPSVETLSLRDDPLILVGHRAHHRGRARRARLAEVADRPLVFFDRGSSDWTLTHGLFRRAGLVPNVVLELETIEAAKRMVARGLGLAFLPHIAVARELRRGMLVAIEIADAEPLSRSLDVIHSRHRPLGPEALAFLRTLRSAVSEVGRPRGRRFRRRPRRGG
- a CDS encoding isocitrate lyase/PEP mutase family protein; its protein translation is MERMGKRFRQLLREQPYVFTAGVYSALDAQIAERAGLKSVYMSGYSVAMLNGWPDMGFLTMTEMTTTASAIASAAGIPVIADADDGYGNALSTLRTVREYVKTGVAGIHIEDQRFPKRCGHIAGKTLVPREEAVGKFRAAVDERTRLDPEFVLIARTDAFGAVGGSLEEAIWRARAYADAGVDLVWCEFSNPDRDPVIAFAQAMRKTHPDLPLAFNYSSSFRWHEDPRPFRFRELGELGYRFIFITLFGAHAAMYGVWNAMTDLVRNEEEAQWALERTKKGHPTESHHEMARVPHFKELETRYVPDAAARYRASDGFGEDRAPTAAGICSPPGPCSPTSASPGPGSSPARRSSSASPSAGSSTSASSSSWSCSFSRRGSWAR
- a CDS encoding SCP2 sterol-binding domain-containing protein; the protein is MPTVKETFDLMASRFKADKAQGVNAVIQYEITGDGGGTWYATIKDGACSVAAGTAASPTLTLTMSGQDWLDMLAGKLSGQMAFMSGKLKLKGDMGLAMKLGGLFGT